One window of the Chitinophaga niabensis genome contains the following:
- a CDS encoding NAD-dependent epimerase/dehydratase family protein codes for MKVLVTGSAGHLGEALVRTLRDLQYEVVSMDILPSPFTTHVGSIVDPAFVKHCMKGVQTVFHAATLHKPHVGTHSRQDFIDTNITGTLNLLEASVTAGVQRFIFTSTTSVFGDALVPPAGDPAAWITEAVTPVPKNIYGVTKAAAEDLCQLFHRNQGLACIVLRTSRFFPEEDDHKDARDTYADENLKANEYLSRRVDVEDAVSAHLVAAECAQQIGFGKYIISATTPFLPEHLAALRTDAPEVLARLFPDYAAVYAQYGWKFFPGIDRVYVNDKARNELGWQPKYDFRQILEQLKAGEGVRSPLAKIIGAKGYHAEGFSEGPYPVR; via the coding sequence ATGAAAGTTTTAGTCACCGGAAGTGCGGGACATTTGGGCGAAGCCCTCGTCCGCACATTAAGAGATCTGCAATACGAAGTAGTGAGTATGGATATATTGCCTTCTCCATTCACCACACATGTTGGTTCCATTGTTGATCCTGCTTTTGTAAAACATTGCATGAAAGGTGTACAAACCGTATTTCATGCAGCTACTTTACATAAACCCCATGTTGGTACCCATAGCAGACAGGATTTCATCGATACGAATATAACAGGTACACTCAACCTGCTGGAAGCATCCGTTACAGCAGGCGTACAACGTTTTATCTTTACCAGCACCACCAGCGTTTTTGGTGATGCACTTGTGCCTCCTGCCGGAGATCCTGCAGCATGGATAACGGAAGCGGTTACACCTGTTCCCAAAAATATCTATGGTGTAACGAAAGCAGCGGCAGAAGACCTTTGCCAGTTATTCCACAGGAACCAGGGGCTGGCCTGTATTGTGCTGAGAACATCGCGGTTCTTTCCGGAAGAAGATGATCATAAAGATGCACGGGATACTTACGCGGATGAAAACCTCAAAGCCAATGAATACCTCTCCCGCCGTGTGGATGTTGAAGATGCAGTGAGTGCACACCTGGTGGCAGCAGAATGTGCGCAGCAGATCGGTTTCGGAAAATATATCATCAGTGCCACAACACCTTTTTTACCGGAACACCTGGCAGCATTACGAACAGATGCCCCGGAAGTATTGGCCCGTTTGTTCCCTGATTATGCAGCAGTATATGCTCAATATGGCTGGAAGTTTTTCCCGGGAATCGACAGGGTATATGTGAATGACAAAGCGAGGAATGAACTGGGCTGGCAGCCGAAGTATGATTTCAGGCAAATACTGGAACAGTTAAAAGCAGGTGAAGGAGTAAGAAGCCCCCTGGCAAAGATCATCGGGGCAAAAGGATACCATGCGGAAGGGTTTTCCGAGGGGCCTTATCCAGTGCGATAG
- a CDS encoding RNA polymerase sigma factor — MHEQTDIEREWLIKLSRGDGSVFRELFDHYHPFVYSFALRMTESDSIAKDVVQDVFVKIWVNRESLHAIENLPAYLNRMTRNLVLNGMKRKAHEESLLRDLFPAGNERNSTEEAALAKELEILLHRAIDHLPGQQQKVYRLGRMKGLKHEDIAEQLQISRETVKKHMMAAVRGVKDYLQEHGGPIGLLAICLLKFYR; from the coding sequence ATGCATGAACAAACGGACATAGAGCGGGAATGGCTGATAAAACTCTCCAGGGGTGATGGATCAGTTTTTCGTGAGCTGTTTGACCATTATCACCCATTCGTGTACTCCTTCGCATTACGCATGACCGAATCAGATTCCATTGCCAAAGATGTGGTACAGGATGTATTTGTAAAGATCTGGGTCAACCGGGAATCCCTTCACGCTATAGAAAACCTCCCTGCTTACCTCAACCGCATGACCCGCAACCTCGTATTGAACGGCATGAAACGCAAAGCCCATGAGGAAAGCCTGCTCCGTGATCTGTTCCCCGCCGGCAACGAACGCAATTCTACGGAAGAAGCTGCTCTGGCGAAAGAGTTGGAAATCTTGCTGCATCGTGCCATTGACCATCTCCCCGGCCAGCAGCAAAAGGTTTACAGGCTGGGCCGCATGAAAGGTCTTAAACATGAGGATATCGCTGAACAGCTGCAGATCTCCAGGGAAACCGTGAAAAAACACATGATGGCAGCCGTTCGCGGTGTAAAAGACTATTTACAGGAACATGGCGGCCCTATCGGCTTGCTGGCCATTTGCCTCCTGAAATTTTACCGCTGA
- a CDS encoding 3-keto-disaccharide hydrolase — translation MRKEILVLSMSCFTLLGSAASVLAEGRSVSVTAQNPADSKDLIGRWDITIDQDGKPAPSWLEVKLSGNRTLVGYFVGVSGSARPVAKVNFDNGKFSFSIPPQWEGGNQDFVIEGALTGAGIEGTLTTSEGKKYNWKGVKAPYLKRTAAPVWGKAINLFNGKDLAGWKALGKNQWEVKNGVLTSPRSGANLISEQTFTDFKLHVEFRYQKGSNSGVYLRGRYEVQIEDSPADAHPASVLFSGVYGFLAPSEIAALGPDKWQSYDITLIGRMVTIVVNGKTVISNQEIPGITGGALDSNEGEPGPIYIQGDHGPIEFRKIVITPAK, via the coding sequence ATGCGTAAAGAAATCCTTGTATTGAGCATGAGTTGCTTCACCCTCCTGGGTTCAGCAGCGTCAGTACTGGCAGAGGGCAGATCGGTATCTGTTACAGCACAAAACCCGGCAGATTCCAAAGACCTCATCGGACGTTGGGATATTACAATTGATCAGGATGGAAAACCAGCTCCCTCCTGGCTGGAAGTAAAACTTTCCGGCAACCGTACCCTGGTGGGTTATTTTGTAGGCGTTTCCGGAAGTGCCCGTCCGGTAGCGAAAGTGAATTTTGATAATGGTAAGTTCAGTTTCTCCATCCCGCCACAATGGGAAGGCGGTAACCAGGATTTTGTGATCGAAGGCGCATTGACCGGCGCAGGCATCGAAGGTACCCTTACTACCAGCGAAGGAAAGAAATACAACTGGAAAGGCGTGAAGGCACCCTATCTGAAAAGAACGGCCGCACCGGTTTGGGGCAAAGCCATCAACTTATTCAATGGAAAAGACCTCGCAGGCTGGAAGGCATTAGGTAAGAATCAGTGGGAAGTAAAGAACGGTGTGCTGACCAGTCCTCGTTCAGGCGCTAACCTGATCTCTGAGCAAACCTTTACCGACTTTAAATTGCATGTGGAGTTCAGGTATCAGAAGGGAAGCAACAGTGGTGTTTATTTAAGAGGTCGTTACGAGGTGCAGATAGAAGACAGTCCTGCTGATGCACATCCTGCCAGCGTATTGTTCAGTGGCGTATACGGTTTCCTGGCACCCAGTGAAATTGCAGCACTTGGTCCTGACAAATGGCAAAGTTATGATATCACCCTCATTGGCCGGATGGTAACGATTGTGGTGAATGGCAAAACCGTTATCAGCAACCAGGAGATCCCCGGTATTACAGGTGGAGCATTGGATAGCAACGAAGGAGAACCAGGCCCGATCTACATACAGGGGGACCATGGCCCTATTGAATTCAGAAAGATAGTGATCACACCTGCTAAATAA
- a CDS encoding DUF488 domain-containing protein, which yields MQPDIKIKRIYEEPSKTDGFRILVDRLWPRGFTKEKAAIDEWAKDLAPSNPLRTWFHHSAGSWTDFEKKYLAELKQNTVVGDFLERHKDKKKITLIFATKDLEHNHALVLQQYLTGLF from the coding sequence ATGCAGCCAGACATTAAAATAAAACGCATCTATGAAGAACCGTCAAAAACAGATGGCTTCAGGATATTGGTGGACAGGCTATGGCCCCGCGGTTTTACAAAAGAAAAAGCGGCTATAGACGAATGGGCAAAAGACCTCGCACCTTCTAACCCTTTAAGAACATGGTTCCATCACAGTGCCGGCTCCTGGACGGATTTTGAGAAAAAGTACCTGGCGGAGTTGAAGCAGAATACAGTAGTGGGGGATTTCCTCGAACGGCATAAGGATAAAAAGAAGATCACTTTGATCTTTGCCACGAAGGATCTTGAACATAACCATGCCCTGGTTTTGCAGCAGTATTTAACCGGGCTCTTTTAA
- a CDS encoding Crp/Fnr family transcriptional regulator translates to MIRKNLQLLQLTEAMEGKTTLRNINAGQRFIHQDEQLTQVYIIRTGIAKCFITEENDKDYILEFLGEGEVLGEIEAIRKQKTICSVEAVTPLTVHIMSHAEFMHCIQSMPDFNKAILELLATRVANSSIKSARQQLYALSEILPQLLAMLDAQKITFTKQDLAGYMGISVRSLNRLLKEPG, encoded by the coding sequence ATGATCAGGAAAAATCTGCAGCTACTTCAGCTAACAGAAGCGATGGAAGGTAAAACCACCTTGCGTAATATCAATGCGGGGCAGCGGTTCATTCACCAGGATGAACAGTTAACCCAGGTGTACATCATCAGGACAGGCATCGCCAAATGCTTTATTACAGAGGAGAACGATAAAGATTATATCCTTGAATTTTTAGGTGAAGGAGAAGTACTGGGTGAAATAGAAGCCATCAGAAAGCAGAAAACCATCTGTTCAGTAGAAGCCGTTACACCACTCACTGTTCATATCATGAGCCATGCGGAGTTCATGCATTGTATTCAAAGCATGCCTGATTTTAACAAAGCTATACTGGAACTCCTGGCCACCCGCGTAGCCAATTCATCTATTAAGAGTGCGCGGCAGCAATTGTATGCTTTGTCTGAAATACTCCCTCAGTTATTGGCTATGCTGGATGCACAAAAGATCACTTTCACAAAACAGGACCTGGCGGGGTATATGGGCATTTCGGTTAGAAGTCTGAACAGGTTGTTAAAAGAGCCCGGTTAA
- a CDS encoding FecR family protein, with protein sequence MQNERWDYLLGRFYDKTCTPQEREELMEALRNAIPGEPNDTLLDDLMAKHTVDVTLEPADAEEIYQQIKPTVPVKRFMRWWTAAAAILLIAGSAVYFLLPEKQQPVQTAKMDVAPGTNKAILTLADGSQVALDSTGSQVLLQGKTAISQQGGELVYNAKEELEPIYNTLSTPKGGQFKITLPDNSVVWLNAASSIRFPTVFTGNERSVEVTGEAYFEVSKDAAKPFKVRLYNNTEVKVLGTHFNVNAYQDEEYIQTSLLEGKVEVTQGMEKVILKPGQQASGITVRDLSTMERTQVIAWKNGVFHFEGKDLAEVMRQLSRWYNVDVVYKGAIPRRIFGGELSRSLYLSDIVEVMQVMKVNVKIEEGNKLVVMR encoded by the coding sequence ATGCAAAACGAAAGATGGGATTATCTGCTCGGACGTTTTTATGATAAAACCTGCACGCCGCAAGAGCGGGAGGAATTAATGGAGGCCCTAAGGAACGCCATTCCCGGCGAACCAAATGATACCCTGCTGGATGACCTGATGGCCAAACATACTGTGGACGTTACACTGGAGCCGGCAGACGCAGAAGAGATCTATCAACAGATCAAACCAACTGTTCCCGTTAAAAGATTTATGCGCTGGTGGACTGCCGCCGCTGCTATTTTGCTGATAGCCGGCAGTGCTGTGTATTTCCTGTTACCCGAAAAACAGCAACCTGTGCAAACGGCAAAGATGGATGTGGCACCGGGCACCAATAAAGCCATCCTTACATTGGCCGATGGTTCCCAGGTAGCGCTGGATAGTACAGGCAGCCAGGTACTGCTACAGGGAAAAACCGCTATCAGCCAACAGGGAGGGGAGTTGGTATACAATGCAAAAGAAGAACTGGAACCAATATACAATACACTCTCCACACCAAAAGGAGGGCAGTTTAAGATCACACTGCCGGATAATTCTGTTGTATGGCTGAATGCCGCTTCTTCCATCCGTTTCCCCACTGTTTTTACAGGAAACGAAAGAAGCGTGGAAGTAACCGGCGAGGCCTATTTCGAAGTGAGTAAAGATGCCGCTAAACCTTTTAAGGTAAGGCTCTACAACAATACAGAAGTGAAAGTACTGGGCACACACTTCAATGTGAATGCCTACCAGGATGAGGAATATATCCAAACCAGCCTGCTGGAGGGTAAAGTGGAAGTAACGCAGGGCATGGAAAAAGTAATACTGAAGCCAGGTCAGCAGGCAAGCGGTATCACCGTGAGAGACCTCAGCACAATGGAAAGAACACAGGTGATCGCCTGGAAGAACGGGGTTTTCCATTTTGAAGGGAAAGACCTGGCGGAAGTAATGCGCCAGCTTTCGCGCTGGTACAATGTAGACGTAGTATATAAAGGAGCCATACCACGCAGGATCTTTGGAGGGGAGCTGTCACGCAGCCTATACCTCTCTGATATCGTGGAAGTAATGCAGGTAATGAAAGTAAACGTGAAGATTGAAGAAGGAAACAAGCTGGTCGTAATGCGATAA
- a CDS encoding winged helix-turn-helix transcriptional regulator, whose translation MKRDQQEEVQALQDTMHVLGGKWRLLIINSICNGNHRFREIERSIPGISTRMLSRELKEMELNNLVKRTEDRDADIPVKYESTDYCRSFGSIILEMISWGKQHRKHIMARGK comes from the coding sequence ATGAAGAGAGATCAGCAGGAAGAAGTGCAGGCATTGCAGGACACCATGCATGTATTAGGTGGCAAATGGAGATTGCTTATCATCAATTCCATCTGCAATGGTAATCATCGTTTCAGGGAAATTGAAAGGAGCATTCCGGGCATCAGTACCCGTATGTTATCCCGTGAGCTGAAAGAAATGGAGTTGAATAATCTCGTGAAGCGTACGGAAGACAGGGATGCGGATATCCCCGTAAAGTATGAATCCACCGATTATTGCCGCTCATTCGGGTCCATCATCCTCGAAATGATCAGCTGGGGAAAGCAACACAGGAAACATATTATGGCCAGGGGGAAATAA
- a CDS encoding helix-turn-helix domain-containing protein: MKLAITDPKTGGDLLLLTDEQDFDRLFYTRDRPKKYFTIAWNCGEKQTVTIDGEAHDFRSHTIMPLMFDQSFYFERAADVVAWQFNREFYCIVDHDAEVSCVGFLFGMANPLFIHLDEEAQYKMQLLLDIFKEELRTKDNIQGEMLMVLLKRLIIMITKWARSEHIPDPRLHDERLDLFRKFNLLVEGSFRSEHSVNYYAQCLNKSPKTLANVFALYNQQTPLQVIQGRIIIEAKRLLYYTKKSVKQITYELGFEDPAYFSNFFRKHTSLSPLEFRNKDGDGK; this comes from the coding sequence ATGAAACTAGCCATTACTGACCCAAAAACCGGTGGTGACCTCCTGTTGCTGACAGATGAACAGGATTTTGACCGCCTTTTTTATACGCGCGACCGGCCGAAGAAGTATTTCACCATAGCCTGGAATTGCGGCGAAAAACAAACCGTTACCATCGATGGGGAAGCACACGATTTTAGGTCCCACACCATCATGCCGCTGATGTTCGATCAGTCGTTTTACTTTGAACGGGCGGCAGATGTTGTAGCCTGGCAGTTTAACCGCGAATTCTATTGCATCGTTGACCATGACGCAGAGGTCAGCTGCGTAGGGTTTTTATTCGGCATGGCCAATCCGCTGTTTATACACCTGGATGAAGAGGCGCAGTATAAAATGCAGTTGTTGCTGGATATTTTCAAAGAAGAATTAAGAACGAAAGATAATATACAGGGTGAAATGCTGATGGTGCTGCTAAAAAGACTGATCATCATGATCACCAAATGGGCAAGATCAGAACATATCCCGGACCCCAGGTTACATGACGAGCGGCTGGACCTGTTCCGGAAGTTTAACTTACTGGTGGAGGGGAGTTTCCGTTCAGAACACTCCGTGAATTACTACGCCCAATGTTTGAATAAGTCTCCCAAAACATTAGCTAATGTTTTTGCCCTGTACAATCAGCAGACCCCCTTGCAGGTGATCCAGGGCAGGATCATCATAGAAGCTAAACGCTTATTATACTATACCAAAAAATCCGTGAAGCAGATCACCTACGAGCTGGGATTTGAAGATCCGGCCTATTTCAGCAACTTTTTCAGGAAACATACTTCTTTATCCCCCCTTGAATTCAGGAATAAAGACGGGGACGGGAAATAA
- a CDS encoding ABC transporter ATP-binding protein, protein MKKANGKDHARKKPPGLMGLVKPYKKLITLLIVLAILSNGLNLVIPKIISHGIDAIEKGQLTLKTIIIQFSLTGISVFIFAWLQSLVQTYASEKVARDLRARLSERISRQSYAYIQETNPSRLLTNFTADIDSIKMFVSMAIVSIASSLFIIIGAAILLFTIDWPLALVVLMIIPMIGTAFYLILKKVRGLYMKGREAIDWLNKVITESILGAALIRVLNAQQPEYDKFMVASKDARNIGLSIMRLFSLLIPVIWFSASMATLSILALGGHFVITGTMSLGDLAAFNGYLSMLIFPIILIGFMSNVIAQAGASYQRIQSILSTPDPVEPGTLTDTLKGDIALENISLQYGQKFVLKDVSFSIKAGSRTAIIGPTAAGKTQLLYLLTNLVKPGSGRITYDGRDINEYQKETLHQQVGLVFQDSIIFNISLRENIAFNENVTEEAMDKAIETAALKNFVLSLPEQLNAIVSERGTSLSGGQKQRIMLARALAIQPKILLLDDFTARVDKNTEQQILENVTRNYPGITLLSVTQKIADVEQYDQIILLMEGELVAKGTHPELMQTCPEYVQIYQSQRSTSHYELQPE, encoded by the coding sequence ATGAAAAAAGCTAACGGAAAAGACCATGCCCGCAAAAAGCCTCCCGGGCTGATGGGGCTTGTGAAGCCATATAAAAAGCTGATCACCCTCCTTATTGTATTGGCCATCCTCAGCAATGGTTTGAACCTCGTGATCCCAAAGATCATTTCTCATGGTATAGATGCCATAGAAAAAGGGCAGCTCACGCTGAAAACGATCATCATTCAATTCTCCCTGACGGGGATCTCCGTTTTCATCTTTGCCTGGCTGCAAAGCCTGGTGCAAACCTATGCTTCAGAGAAGGTGGCCAGGGATCTGCGTGCGAGACTGAGTGAACGGATCTCCCGTCAGAGTTATGCCTACATACAGGAAACCAATCCTTCCCGTTTGCTCACGAACTTCACGGCAGATATAGATTCCATCAAGATGTTTGTATCGATGGCCATTGTGTCCATCGCTTCTTCCTTGTTCATTATCATTGGTGCCGCTATATTGCTGTTTACAATAGACTGGCCACTGGCATTGGTTGTACTGATGATCATTCCCATGATCGGCACGGCTTTTTACCTGATCCTGAAAAAAGTAAGGGGCCTGTATATGAAAGGCCGCGAAGCAATAGACTGGCTGAACAAGGTGATCACAGAAAGTATACTGGGTGCAGCACTTATAAGAGTGCTGAATGCGCAACAGCCGGAATACGACAAATTCATGGTAGCAAGCAAGGATGCCCGAAACATAGGGCTTTCCATTATGCGCCTGTTTTCTCTGCTAATACCGGTGATCTGGTTTTCGGCGAGTATGGCTACGCTGTCCATCCTGGCGCTGGGTGGTCATTTTGTGATCACGGGCACTATGAGCCTGGGTGACCTGGCTGCATTTAATGGTTATTTATCCATGCTCATTTTCCCGATCATCTTAATTGGTTTCATGAGCAATGTGATTGCGCAGGCCGGTGCTTCTTATCAACGCATACAAAGTATACTATCTACACCAGACCCTGTTGAACCGGGTACACTTACAGATACACTCAAAGGAGATATTGCACTGGAGAACATTTCTCTTCAATATGGGCAAAAGTTTGTACTGAAAGATGTTTCCTTTTCCATCAAGGCCGGATCCAGGACAGCGATCATTGGTCCTACCGCTGCCGGTAAAACGCAATTGCTCTACCTGCTCACCAACCTGGTGAAACCCGGTTCCGGCAGGATCACTTATGATGGCAGGGATATCAACGAATACCAGAAAGAAACATTACATCAGCAGGTAGGACTGGTGTTCCAGGACAGCATCATTTTCAATATCAGCCTGCGGGAGAATATCGCGTTTAATGAAAACGTTACGGAAGAAGCGATGGATAAGGCCATTGAAACAGCTGCACTGAAAAACTTTGTGTTATCCCTTCCGGAACAATTGAACGCAATTGTTTCTGAACGGGGCACGAGTCTTTCCGGTGGACAGAAGCAACGTATTATGCTGGCACGTGCACTGGCCATCCAACCGAAAATATTATTGCTGGACGATTTCACGGCCAGGGTAGATAAAAACACAGAACAGCAGATCCTGGAAAACGTAACACGTAATTATCCGGGGATCACGCTGCTCTCTGTTACACAAAAGATCGCGGATGTAGAGCAATATGATCAGATCATATTACTGATGGAAGGAGAGCTGGTGGCTAAAGGCACACATCCCGAACTGATGCAAACCTGCCCTGAATATGTGCAGATCTATCAATCACAACGCAGTACAAGCCATTATGAATTACAACCTGAATAA
- a CDS encoding alpha/beta hydrolase — protein sequence MKKLKNGIFATLAILFSILASATITKAQAVKNVVLVHGAFADGSGWKPLYNILTKKGYNVTIVQNPLSSLEDDVAATHLALDKQDGPAILVGHSWGGTVITQAGNHPKVAALVYVAAVQPDSGETTVQWLQTAPPAPENGVLPPDDKGIVYYDKAKYHAGFCADIPKADADFMYASQGAFHAKGFITPVTKAAWKDKPSYGIVATEDKSIVPEIQRNMYKRSNTKITEVKGSHVVFLSQPAAVAKVVIEAATNSK from the coding sequence ATGAAAAAGTTAAAAAACGGCATCTTCGCCACCCTGGCTATCTTATTCTCTATTCTTGCTTCTGCAACTATCACTAAAGCACAAGCCGTAAAAAATGTAGTATTGGTTCATGGAGCCTTTGCAGACGGCTCCGGTTGGAAACCCCTCTATAACATACTCACCAAAAAAGGGTACAACGTAACCATCGTACAGAATCCATTGAGTTCCCTCGAAGATGATGTGGCCGCAACACACCTGGCCTTGGATAAGCAGGACGGACCTGCAATCCTGGTTGGCCATTCATGGGGCGGTACGGTAATTACCCAGGCCGGCAACCATCCAAAAGTAGCAGCCCTTGTTTACGTAGCCGCTGTTCAACCTGATAGTGGAGAAACAACCGTACAATGGTTGCAGACAGCTCCACCCGCTCCTGAAAATGGTGTACTGCCTCCGGATGATAAAGGCATCGTTTACTACGACAAAGCTAAATACCATGCAGGTTTTTGTGCAGACATTCCTAAAGCAGACGCTGATTTTATGTATGCCTCCCAGGGTGCTTTTCATGCAAAAGGTTTTATCACCCCTGTTACCAAAGCTGCCTGGAAAGACAAACCCAGCTATGGTATAGTGGCTACAGAAGATAAAAGCATCGTCCCTGAGATCCAGCGGAACATGTACAAAAGGTCCAATACAAAAATAACAGAGGTAAAGGGCAGCCATGTGGTATTCCTCTCCCAACCAGCCGCAGTGGCGAAAGTAGTGATAGAAGCCGCCACCAATAGCAAGTAA
- a CDS encoding SDR family oxidoreductase — MNKTIFITGTSSGLGKASAKYFAEAGWNVAATMRTPEKETALTQYANIRIFKLDVTDLAQVKTATEQAIAAFGRIDVVLNNAGMGTYGALELAREEDIDWQFAVNTRGPINIIRSFLPHFRNNGGGMFINVSSFMGITTAVPLGSLYNMSKFALEGLTEGLYYELKPLNIDLRLIEQGGMTETNFGDSVRWNTNPDITVYDQQTAKLKDLFAHADDSLKDNTLDIVKVIAGLANRESDQFRTVIGATGNGLMALRNSLPIEAYLEKMAVNWG; from the coding sequence ATGAATAAGACAATTTTTATCACAGGAACCAGCTCCGGGCTGGGGAAAGCGAGCGCAAAATACTTTGCTGAAGCAGGCTGGAATGTGGCAGCCACTATGCGCACACCGGAAAAAGAAACAGCACTCACCCAATACGCCAATATCAGGATCTTCAAGCTGGACGTTACAGACCTGGCACAGGTAAAAACAGCTACAGAACAGGCCATTGCAGCGTTTGGGCGGATCGATGTGGTATTGAACAATGCAGGCATGGGAACTTATGGTGCATTGGAACTGGCCAGGGAGGAGGATATCGACTGGCAATTTGCTGTGAATACCCGCGGCCCAATAAATATCATCCGTTCTTTCTTACCTCACTTCCGTAATAACGGCGGCGGCATGTTCATCAACGTAAGTTCATTTATGGGCATCACTACCGCAGTTCCCTTAGGCTCATTGTATAATATGTCCAAATTTGCACTGGAAGGCTTAACGGAAGGGTTGTACTATGAACTGAAGCCCTTAAACATTGACCTCCGGCTGATTGAACAGGGTGGTATGACGGAAACTAATTTCGGAGATAGTGTGAGATGGAATACTAACCCGGATATAACTGTTTATGATCAGCAGACGGCGAAACTAAAAGACCTGTTTGCCCACGCGGATGACAGTTTGAAAGATAACACGCTGGACATTGTAAAAGTGATCGCGGGTTTGGCTAACCGGGAAAGTGATCAGTTCAGAACGGTGATAGGTGCTACGGGTAATGGACTAATGGCTTTGCGGAATTCCCTGCCCATTGAAGCATATCTTGAGAAGATGGCGGTCAACTGGGGTTAA